A genome region from Chitinivorax sp. PXF-14 includes the following:
- a CDS encoding histidine phosphatase family protein produces MQIVLMRHGKPKIDKHLRLNAAEFGAWVEKYNASGIDTEHTPPQGAIEQANQCAVTVCSHLPRSLESAGVLGIKHIGVCDATFREMDMPHAKWPFPRLSLPMWSVFFRLAWAFGYSANVESFKAAKERARRCAEHLAGLASAHGSVLFVGHGSINWFIAKYLRSMGWLCSERPPRKYWEYSVYRIQKT; encoded by the coding sequence TTGCAAATCGTTTTAATGAGGCATGGGAAGCCAAAGATCGACAAACATCTCCGATTGAATGCGGCAGAGTTCGGCGCTTGGGTCGAAAAATACAATGCTTCCGGTATCGACACTGAGCACACGCCTCCGCAAGGGGCAATTGAGCAAGCCAATCAATGCGCTGTTACCGTATGCAGCCACCTTCCACGCTCCTTGGAGTCTGCAGGGGTTCTTGGTATCAAGCATATCGGCGTTTGCGACGCCACGTTCCGAGAGATGGATATGCCTCATGCAAAGTGGCCTTTCCCAAGGCTCTCTTTGCCGATGTGGTCAGTATTTTTTCGGCTTGCTTGGGCATTCGGATATTCAGCGAATGTGGAGTCATTCAAAGCCGCGAAAGAGAGAGCGCGCCGTTGCGCCGAGCATCTGGCCGGTTTGGCTTCCGCTCATGGCTCCGTGTTGTTTGTTGGACACGGCTCGATAAACTGGTTCATCGCAAAATATCTAAGAAGCATGGGGTGGTTATGCTCCGAGAGACCGCCTAGAAAGTATTGGGAATACAGTGTTTATCGCATCCAAAAAACATAA
- a CDS encoding TfoX/Sxy family protein produces MASDLEFVEYVCDQISDAGSISFRKMFGEYAVYCNGKVVALVCDNQLFVKPTDRGRLLVGNVTEAPPYPGAKPYFLVGDRLDDREWVSRLIRTTESELPIPKPKAKKSPPKDTMKV; encoded by the coding sequence ATGGCCTCAGATCTAGAATTCGTTGAATACGTCTGCGATCAGATCAGCGACGCCGGCTCGATCTCCTTCCGAAAAATGTTTGGTGAATACGCCGTCTACTGCAACGGCAAAGTTGTCGCCTTAGTTTGTGATAACCAGTTGTTTGTAAAGCCAACCGATCGCGGGCGATTACTGGTTGGGAATGTGACCGAAGCGCCCCCGTACCCGGGCGCCAAACCCTATTTTTTGGTCGGAGATCGGCTTGACGATCGAGAGTGGGTTTCGCGTTTGATTCGAACTACGGAAAGCGAACTTCCCATACCGAAGCCCAAGGCAAAAAAGTCACCGCCCAAAGACACCATGAAGGTCTAG
- a CDS encoding DUF3158 family protein, with protein sequence MMAATSSSRSSRFTPLAHADFQRLEHAGYLKGLLQPFKGKGSLETWASQCMALRDELITLAQRQVLPQARAYPFNLLDVQLAQQTTGAGTTFLRWRNLDRSAMGVALWESLLDRPTTPASLIDDLYAIELQRIALNMQISLTHSIARLALECASRMVQAEATYLRRVHGHAATIPTTPKESS encoded by the coding sequence ATGATGGCAGCGACTTCTTCCAGCCGTTCATCGCGCTTCACTCCACTGGCACACGCGGACTTCCAGCGGCTGGAACACGCAGGCTACCTAAAAGGCCTTTTACAGCCCTTTAAAGGTAAGGGGAGTCTGGAGACCTGGGCCAGCCAGTGCATGGCATTGCGCGACGAGCTGATCACCCTGGCACAACGGCAGGTGTTGCCACAGGCGCGGGCCTATCCCTTCAATCTGCTCGATGTGCAACTGGCCCAGCAGACGACTGGCGCAGGGACAACCTTTCTGCGCTGGCGCAACCTCGACCGCTCGGCCATGGGCGTCGCCTTGTGGGAGTCCTTGCTCGATCGCCCCACGACACCGGCCTCGCTGATCGACGACCTGTATGCGATTGAGCTACAGCGCATCGCGCTGAACATGCAGATCAGCCTGACCCACAGCATCGCTCGACTCGCCCTGGAGTGCGCCAGCAGGATGGTCCAAGCCGAGGCGACTTATCTGCGGCGTGTCCACGGGCATGCCGCGACCATACCCACCACCCCCAAGGAGTCATCATGA
- a CDS encoding DNA topoisomerase III produces MRVFLCEKPSQGKDIARVLGAGQRSSGCYSGAGIVVTWCIGHLVEAVPPEGYDESYKRWTIEQLPIIPERWRVEPKAATAAQFKIVKQLVGQASELVIATDADREGEMIAREIIELCGYRGPIQRLWLSALNDASIRKALGTLKPSAETLPLYYSALARSRADWLIGMNLSRLFTLLGRQAGYTGVLSVGRVQTPTLKLVVDRDREIASFVSVPFWAIEVTLSHAGQSVIASWTPPQGCTDDAGRCLQQPVAQQTAERMRAASNAQVVSVETERVREGPPLPFDLGTLQEVCSKQLGLDVQETLDIAQALYETHKATTYPRSDSGYLPESMLAEVPAVLDSLVKTDPGLRPLIDRLDRNQRSRAWNDAKVTAHHGIIPTLEPANLSAMNDKELAVYRLIRAHYLAQFLPHHEFDRTVAHLVCGGQSLLAVGKQIAVAGWHQLLAALEDGDPDGDDAQRSQVLPALQAGLSCQVGHVDLKALKTLPPKPYTQGELVKAMKGVARLVTDPRLKQKLKDTTGIGTEATRANIISGLLGRGYLLKEGRAIRASDAAFTLIDTVPAAIADPGTTAVWEQTLDMIEAGQMTLDTFIAKQSAWVAQLVQQYSGATLAIKLPPSPSCPQCGAPMRQRTGKSSAFWSCSRYPDCKGTLPIDSSTGKRGAPRKQRASRKAS; encoded by the coding sequence ATGCGCGTATTCCTGTGCGAGAAGCCTTCGCAAGGCAAGGACATCGCCCGTGTGCTGGGCGCCGGCCAGCGCAGTTCCGGCTGCTACAGCGGTGCGGGTATCGTCGTGACCTGGTGCATCGGGCATCTGGTCGAAGCGGTTCCGCCCGAGGGTTATGACGAGAGCTACAAGCGCTGGACCATCGAGCAACTGCCCATCATCCCCGAGCGCTGGCGCGTCGAGCCCAAGGCGGCGACCGCCGCGCAGTTCAAGATCGTCAAGCAGCTCGTCGGCCAGGCCAGCGAGCTGGTGATCGCCACCGACGCCGACCGCGAAGGCGAGATGATCGCCCGCGAGATCATCGAGCTGTGCGGCTACCGTGGGCCCATCCAGCGCCTGTGGCTGTCGGCGCTCAACGATGCGTCGATCCGCAAGGCACTGGGCACGTTGAAGCCGTCCGCCGAGACGCTGCCGCTGTACTACTCGGCCCTGGCCCGCTCGCGTGCCGACTGGCTGATCGGTATGAACCTGAGCCGACTGTTCACGCTGCTGGGGCGCCAGGCCGGCTACACCGGCGTACTGTCGGTGGGGCGGGTGCAGACGCCGACACTGAAGCTGGTGGTGGATCGCGACCGCGAGATTGCAAGCTTCGTCTCCGTACCGTTCTGGGCCATCGAGGTCACGCTGTCCCATGCCGGCCAATCCGTCATCGCAAGCTGGACGCCGCCGCAGGGTTGTACGGACGACGCCGGCCGTTGCCTTCAGCAGCCGGTTGCCCAGCAGACCGCGGAACGCATGCGCGCCGCCAGCAACGCCCAGGTGGTGTCGGTCGAGACGGAGCGCGTGCGCGAAGGCCCGCCGTTGCCGTTCGACCTGGGCACGCTGCAGGAGGTGTGTTCCAAACAATTGGGCCTGGACGTGCAGGAGACGCTGGACATCGCCCAGGCGCTCTACGAGACGCACAAGGCGACGACCTATCCGCGCTCCGATTCCGGCTACCTGCCCGAAAGCATGCTGGCCGAGGTGCCGGCCGTTCTCGACAGCCTGGTCAAGACCGATCCCGGTCTGCGCCCATTGATCGATCGCCTGGACCGCAATCAGCGCTCGCGCGCCTGGAACGACGCCAAGGTCACGGCGCACCACGGCATCATCCCGACACTGGAACCCGCCAACCTTTCGGCCATGAACGACAAGGAACTGGCCGTCTACCGACTGATCCGCGCGCATTACCTGGCGCAGTTCCTGCCACATCACGAGTTCGATCGGACAGTGGCGCACCTCGTTTGCGGCGGGCAGTCGCTGCTGGCCGTCGGCAAGCAGATCGCCGTGGCCGGGTGGCACCAGTTGCTGGCGGCACTGGAGGACGGCGATCCGGATGGCGACGACGCCCAGCGCAGCCAAGTGCTGCCGGCACTGCAAGCAGGATTGTCCTGCCAGGTCGGCCATGTCGACCTGAAGGCGCTGAAGACCCTGCCGCCCAAGCCCTACACGCAGGGCGAACTGGTCAAGGCTATGAAAGGCGTCGCCAGGCTCGTCACCGACCCGCGCCTGAAGCAGAAGCTCAAGGACACGACGGGCATCGGCACCGAAGCCACGCGCGCCAACATCATCAGCGGCCTGCTTGGCCGCGGCTATCTGCTGAAGGAAGGCCGCGCCATCCGCGCCTCGGATGCCGCCTTCACCTTGATCGACACCGTACCGGCGGCCATTGCCGATCCGGGTACGACGGCGGTCTGGGAGCAGACCCTGGACATGATCGAGGCCGGCCAGATGACACTGGACACCTTCATCGCCAAGCAATCCGCCTGGGTGGCGCAACTCGTGCAGCAGTACAGCGGCGCGACGCTCGCCATCAAGCTGCCGCCATCACCATCCTGCCCGCAGTGCGGCGCTCCCATGCGCCAGCGCACCGGCAAGAGCAGCGCTTTCTGGTCGTGCAGCCGCTACCCGGACTGCAAGGGAACGCTGCCGATCGATAGCTCGACAGGCAAGCGTGGGGCGCCGCGCAAGCAGCGGGCGTCCCGCAAGGCTTCCTGA
- a CDS encoding AAA domain-containing protein: MSSTSNEPLRVLRFWRDLEIFNIPAAPSARDANDQTKIATLRRRYSRSNTLPWRHADFSPTDKFGYVHVVYLGVADTEDLSRLLLQGLFPDRDLSERERQRVTGNGWLAAFVVDELGRPKPDSYLPASFAHGVAAVRETKALDNINARLERAKEEFAQRRHQLPEKQEQKVGGANAAGPASAEAILAWEDLDEELHIVRSLLGEAANDPSLDWRVVVRTSRVKRRYLDDSLQAATDFLNSFYLDDLDRLIAQAERKRPFGKALGAYLGPALQEQQRVDILTDNGAMAGLVSAKRLPSARWPASPKHPLVLAQQAAVSQVMSSLGKAEGLIGVNGPPGTGKTTLLCDIIAEIVTERARRIAALDRPVAMFEDKMTVAGKGFFPLKADVVAGTSIVVASTNNNAVKNITQELPARKKVADEFSSADYFADVMREVFRAQKVLDENKEPIETWGAVAAALGNAGNRRSFAQGFFRDEYVPPRKAEDAQVQEDEQNTGADLANEDSDEPSPGDDRSPSMRQILEAADVPDKRRQCVGEWQKAKQAFLALQAEFESCRKVLERAEKAALHIDDERSRLNGLLVEEQALGQDIQARELALAQHREAVATQRTVVEGNRVVLEQLRAGTPRNLWDRLMSLFGRETRRMADLRQSLEAPTQALADASAALAEMSKEVAVTEAQLGQRRERQKTVSSARVALERELETHLRALQAGYATGAKHFPDTQFWALPADTRHRASVAVGPKLDELRAKLFLQAVDLHRLTVLANAGKFIANLRAVNGMLTGGSRDKLSPEHRPLLWDAFFFVVPVVSTTLASFDRLFVGMGQNSLGWLLIDEAGQATPQSAAGAIWRSRRAVIVGDPLQIEPVFTVPRSLAEELRHRHDVATHWSPIDESVQTLADRITPFGSWVEKTRSSSPNDAPERLWTGMPLRTHRRCDDPMFSVANRIAYAGQMVQGRVDESGQPTPWDFSCSLGESAWFDVRSDRVNHPVSEDEIACLLDCLAQLQSERSGKTKVYVISPFRKVAQACGERIRRRFGGIECGTVHTFQGKEAHIVFLVLGTAPGQAGSGARGWAASKPNLLNVAVTRAQCRLYVIGDASQWGGLDYFRELLDGLPERSVKAVRDRRTVQDAAFALADDQESIPEV; the protein is encoded by the coding sequence TTGAGTTCCACGAGCAACGAACCCTTACGCGTCCTGCGCTTCTGGCGCGACCTTGAAATCTTCAATATCCCGGCTGCTCCTTCCGCCCGGGATGCCAACGACCAAACGAAAATCGCCACGCTGCGGCGCCGTTATTCCCGCAGCAATACCCTGCCTTGGCGGCATGCGGACTTCTCGCCCACGGACAAGTTCGGCTACGTGCACGTCGTCTATCTGGGCGTGGCCGACACGGAAGACCTGTCTCGATTGTTGCTCCAGGGTCTCTTCCCGGACCGCGACCTGAGCGAGCGAGAGCGCCAGCGTGTAACTGGCAACGGTTGGCTGGCCGCTTTCGTAGTGGATGAACTGGGGCGCCCCAAACCCGACAGCTACCTGCCCGCCAGCTTCGCGCACGGTGTGGCGGCAGTGCGGGAAACAAAAGCACTGGACAACATCAACGCTCGTCTAGAGCGGGCGAAAGAGGAATTCGCTCAGCGCCGCCACCAACTCCCGGAGAAGCAGGAGCAGAAAGTTGGCGGCGCCAATGCTGCGGGTCCCGCTTCGGCCGAGGCCATCCTGGCTTGGGAAGATCTCGATGAAGAACTGCACATCGTGCGCAGCCTGCTCGGCGAAGCGGCGAACGATCCGAGTCTGGATTGGCGTGTCGTCGTGCGGACCAGCCGAGTCAAGCGACGCTACCTGGATGACAGCCTGCAGGCCGCAACCGATTTTCTGAACTCGTTCTACTTGGATGATCTTGACCGATTGATCGCCCAGGCAGAAAGGAAACGGCCCTTTGGCAAAGCGTTGGGGGCTTATCTCGGGCCAGCGTTACAAGAGCAGCAGCGTGTCGACATCCTCACCGACAACGGCGCCATGGCCGGGCTGGTCAGTGCGAAGCGCTTGCCCAGCGCGCGATGGCCGGCTTCCCCCAAACACCCGCTCGTCCTTGCGCAGCAGGCCGCGGTCTCGCAGGTGATGAGCTCGCTTGGCAAAGCTGAGGGACTGATTGGCGTCAATGGCCCCCCTGGGACCGGCAAGACCACGCTTCTGTGCGACATCATCGCCGAGATCGTCACCGAGCGAGCGCGGCGGATCGCTGCGCTGGATCGCCCGGTTGCCATGTTCGAGGACAAGATGACCGTTGCGGGCAAGGGTTTCTTTCCGCTCAAAGCCGATGTGGTTGCCGGTACCTCGATCGTGGTGGCCAGCACGAACAACAACGCGGTCAAGAACATCACTCAGGAGTTGCCCGCACGCAAGAAGGTCGCGGACGAATTCAGTTCGGCGGATTACTTTGCGGATGTCATGCGCGAAGTCTTCCGGGCGCAAAAGGTTCTGGACGAGAACAAGGAGCCCATCGAAACCTGGGGGGCGGTCGCCGCAGCCCTGGGCAACGCCGGCAACCGGCGCTCGTTCGCGCAAGGCTTCTTTCGCGACGAATATGTACCGCCTCGCAAAGCCGAGGATGCGCAGGTGCAGGAGGACGAACAAAACACCGGCGCTGACCTGGCAAACGAAGATAGCGATGAGCCATCCCCTGGGGATGATCGATCGCCATCAATGAGGCAGATCCTCGAAGCGGCAGATGTCCCGGACAAGCGTCGGCAATGCGTGGGTGAGTGGCAGAAGGCCAAGCAGGCCTTCCTGGCGCTGCAGGCGGAGTTCGAGAGCTGTCGCAAGGTGCTGGAGCGGGCTGAGAAGGCTGCCCTGCACATCGACGACGAGCGAAGCCGGTTGAACGGCCTTTTGGTCGAAGAGCAGGCACTTGGCCAGGACATCCAAGCCCGCGAGCTGGCCCTTGCACAGCATCGCGAAGCCGTGGCTACCCAGCGCACTGTCGTCGAAGGTAATCGGGTCGTGCTGGAGCAACTGCGTGCCGGCACGCCGCGCAACCTATGGGACCGCTTGATGAGCCTGTTTGGCCGCGAGACCCGCCGGATGGCAGACCTGCGGCAGTCGTTGGAAGCGCCCACGCAAGCTTTGGCTGACGCTTCGGCCGCCCTCGCGGAAATGTCCAAGGAAGTAGCGGTAACCGAAGCCCAATTGGGTCAGCGACGAGAGCGGCAGAAAACCGTTTCCTCCGCGCGGGTCGCGCTGGAGCGCGAACTGGAAACCCATCTGCGAGCGCTGCAAGCTGGCTACGCAACGGGCGCCAAGCACTTCCCCGACACACAGTTCTGGGCCTTGCCTGCCGATACACGTCACCGCGCCAGCGTCGCTGTCGGCCCCAAGCTGGATGAACTGCGCGCCAAGCTCTTCCTACAGGCGGTGGATCTGCACCGCCTTACCGTGTTGGCCAACGCCGGCAAGTTCATCGCCAACCTGCGAGCGGTGAATGGCATGCTCACCGGGGGTTCGCGCGACAAGCTGTCTCCCGAGCACCGTCCGCTGCTGTGGGACGCCTTCTTCTTCGTTGTACCGGTCGTTTCCACGACCCTCGCTTCGTTTGATCGGCTGTTCGTCGGCATGGGGCAGAACAGCCTGGGCTGGCTGCTGATCGATGAGGCGGGTCAGGCCACGCCGCAGTCGGCGGCGGGTGCGATCTGGCGCAGCCGGCGCGCGGTCATCGTGGGTGATCCCCTGCAGATAGAACCGGTTTTCACCGTTCCGAGGAGTCTGGCCGAGGAGTTGCGACACCGCCACGACGTGGCAACGCATTGGTCGCCCATCGACGAATCCGTGCAGACGTTGGCGGATCGCATCACGCCTTTCGGCTCCTGGGTTGAGAAGACCCGCAGCTCGTCCCCAAATGACGCGCCCGAACGTCTGTGGACCGGCATGCCGTTGCGCACCCACCGCCGCTGCGATGACCCGATGTTCTCGGTGGCCAACCGCATCGCCTACGCCGGCCAGATGGTGCAGGGTCGTGTCGACGAATCAGGCCAACCTACACCCTGGGACTTCTCCTGCAGCCTGGGCGAAAGCGCATGGTTCGACGTGCGCTCAGACCGCGTGAATCACCCCGTATCGGAGGACGAAATCGCCTGTCTGCTCGACTGCTTGGCGCAATTGCAGAGCGAGAGAAGCGGGAAGACCAAGGTCTACGTGATCTCGCCCTTCCGCAAGGTCGCCCAGGCGTGCGGCGAACGCATTCGCCGCCGATTCGGCGGCATCGAATGTGGCACCGTCCACACCTTCCAGGGCAAGGAAGCGCACATCGTCTTTCTGGTGCTGGGTACGGCCCCAGGCCAAGCCGGCTCGGGCGCCCGCGGCTGGGCGGCGAGCAAGCCGAACCTGCTCAACGTGGCGGTCACCCGGGCGCAATGTCGGTTGTACGTGATCGGCGATGCCAGCCAGTGGGGCGGCCTGGACTACTTCCGCGAACTGCTGGATGGGCTTCCAGAAAGAAGCGTTAAGGCTGTGCGGGATCGGCGTACGGTACAGGATGCAGCGTTTGCGCTCGCGGACGATCAGGAATCGATCCCAGAGGTGTAG
- a CDS encoding GTPase: MDTQAIRAQMPMLVSGHVPSNVRTFKFNIFDGQPKVSTLGFHIDPKPFEGKVIATTDEAIVVKTGRAEFAVLDRALVTEVPDEGAKVQVEPYARRRFDGLRADTPEEETAFTADGKPYTVQRFVLGSAPAKLPIPEPRCPELQELIQQMEQLPAPDGYRRITHLLVDAGARDFTWVDPLPKDIIATPPAIGFTVATAKFQGRVSVLYERGLDVYAVELHRDGELVDRVDEVFFDILGQTLERLIDDGNWRRIRVQCLSGRKPVRH; the protein is encoded by the coding sequence ATGGATACCCAAGCCATCCGCGCACAGATGCCGATGCTCGTCAGCGGCCATGTGCCTTCCAACGTCCGCACCTTCAAGTTCAACATCTTCGACGGCCAGCCCAAGGTTTCGACGCTGGGCTTCCACATCGATCCCAAGCCCTTCGAGGGCAAGGTCATCGCCACCACCGACGAGGCCATCGTCGTCAAGACGGGACGCGCCGAGTTCGCGGTGCTCGACCGGGCGCTGGTGACCGAGGTGCCCGACGAGGGCGCCAAGGTGCAGGTCGAACCGTACGCCCGACGCCGCTTCGACGGCCTGCGTGCCGACACGCCCGAGGAAGAAACCGCATTCACCGCCGACGGCAAGCCGTACACGGTGCAGCGGTTCGTGCTCGGTTCCGCACCGGCGAAACTGCCGATCCCCGAGCCCCGCTGCCCCGAGTTGCAGGAGCTGATCCAGCAGATGGAACAGCTGCCTGCGCCCGACGGCTACCGGCGCATCACCCACCTGCTGGTGGATGCCGGCGCGCGGGATTTCACCTGGGTCGATCCGCTGCCCAAGGACATCATCGCGACACCGCCGGCCATTGGCTTCACGGTGGCCACGGCGAAGTTCCAGGGGCGCGTCTCCGTGCTGTACGAGCGCGGACTCGACGTCTACGCGGTGGAGCTGCACCGCGACGGCGAGCTGGTTGATCGGGTCGACGAAGTGTTCTTCGACATCCTCGGCCAGACGCTGGAACGGCTGATCGACGACGGGAACTGGCGGCGCATTCGTGTGCAATGCCTATCCGGCCGCAAGCCTGTCCGGCACTGA
- a CDS encoding ABC transporter substrate-binding protein codes for MSPNSNPFLRGYQNLRIERTLCITYEDDCPPAWRPLHPSQAHLPDEQVALFPCIFNNDFALITEGQDIPENLEVLQYQSEGVVRTVVHAISGEDFGQPAHVGDTYSEEAAREVVRRLSFETGFYSRCWEISSAHLTPEAGRFLAELADIATPSAFLFVAFRIPYSPAIGVKLIATPWTDANLQHVEGIFAEQLRQEHRAKGMPESLVEALHLAALADVRMLVFDADAPVLDGLPLHDDE; via the coding sequence ATGTCCCCGAATTCCAACCCATTCCTCCGCGGCTACCAGAACCTGCGCATCGAGCGCACCTTGTGCATCACCTACGAGGACGACTGTCCGCCGGCCTGGCGCCCACTGCATCCCAGCCAGGCACATCTGCCCGACGAGCAGGTCGCACTTTTCCCCTGCATCTTCAACAACGATTTCGCCCTGATCACCGAAGGCCAGGACATTCCCGAAAACCTGGAGGTCCTCCAATACCAGAGCGAGGGCGTGGTGCGCACCGTGGTCCATGCCATCAGCGGTGAAGACTTCGGCCAGCCCGCGCACGTCGGCGACACCTACTCGGAGGAGGCCGCGCGGGAAGTTGTGCGGCGACTGAGCTTCGAGACGGGCTTCTACAGCCGGTGCTGGGAGATCAGCAGTGCCCATCTCACCCCCGAGGCGGGCCGCTTCCTCGCCGAACTGGCGGATATCGCCACGCCGAGCGCCTTTCTGTTCGTCGCCTTCCGCATCCCGTATAGCCCCGCGATCGGCGTGAAGCTGATCGCCACCCCCTGGACGGATGCCAACCTACAGCATGTCGAGGGCATTTTCGCCGAACAGTTACGGCAGGAACACCGAGCCAAGGGTATGCCGGAGTCCCTCGTGGAGGCACTGCACCTGGCGGCACTCGCCGACGTTCGCATGCTGGTGTTCGATGCCGATGCGCCGGTGCTGGACGGATTGCCCTTGCACGACGACGAGTAG
- a CDS encoding single-stranded DNA-binding protein: protein MSTHFVGEGNIGSAPEYRQFPNGNDEPRRLLRLNVYFDNPIPKKDGEYEDRGGFWAPVELWHRDAEHWQSLYQKGMRVLVEGRTVKDEWEDADENERVTFKIEARRVGILPYRLEAVTLGAKPAGGQ, encoded by the coding sequence ATGAGCACGCACTTCGTCGGCGAGGGCAACATCGGTTCCGCGCCGGAGTACCGTCAATTTCCCAACGGCAACGACGAACCGCGCAGGCTGCTGCGGCTGAACGTCTATTTCGACAATCCCATCCCGAAGAAGGATGGCGAGTACGAGGACCGCGGCGGCTTCTGGGCGCCCGTGGAACTGTGGCATCGCGATGCCGAGCACTGGCAGTCGCTGTACCAGAAGGGCATGCGCGTGCTGGTCGAAGGCCGTACGGTGAAGGACGAGTGGGAAGACGCCGACGAGAACGAACGCGTCACCTTCAAGATCGAGGCCCGGCGCGTCGGCATCCTGCCGTACCGCCTCGAGGCGGTGACCCTCGGAGCCAAGCCTGCCGGAGGCCAGTGA
- a CDS encoding IS3 family transposase (programmed frameshift), with protein MRKSPKFSPEMRERAVRMVQEHRSEHPSQWAAIESIADKIGCVPQTLHTWVKQHEVDSGQRDGVSTAKAQRIKELERENRELRKANEILKLASAFFGPGGARPPIQVMYRLVDEHREVHGVEPMCSVLQIAPSAYRRHAARLRDAQLLSARAQRDAALMPIIERVWSENLQVYGADKVWMQMNREGAAVARCTVERLMRRLGLQGVKRGKVVRTTVGDPKAPCPLDKVNRQFCAVRPNQLWVSDFTYVSTWQGWLYVAFVVDVFARRIVGWRVSTSMTTDFVLDALEQALYDRQPERDSSLIHHSDRGSQYVSIRYSERLAEAGVEPSVGSKGDSYDNALAETINGLYKAEVIHRRTWKTREAVELATLTWVSWFNNHRLMGPLGYIPPAEAEANYYRQLAEQSAVAA; from the exons ATGAGAAAGTCACCGAAGTTTTCCCCCGAGATGCGCGAGCGGGCCGTGCGCATGGTTCAAGAGCACCGCAGCGAGCATCCGTCGCAGTGGGCGGCCATCGAGTCCATTGCCGACAAGATCGGCTGCGTGCCACAGACCTTGCACACCTGGGTGAAGCAGCACGAGGTCGATTCCGGTCAGCGTGATGGTGTCTCCACGGCCAAGGCGCAGCGCATCAAGGAACTTGAACGCGAGAACCGTGAACTGCGCAAGGCCAATGAGATCCTGAAGCTGGCCAGCGCGTTTTTCG GCCCAGGCGGAGCTCGACCGCCGATTCAAGTGATGTACCGGCTCGTGGACGAACACCGCGAAGTCCATGGGGTCGAGCCGATGTGCAGTGTTCTGCAGATCGCCCCGTCGGCCTATCGCCGGCACGCCGCCCGATTGCGAGACGCTCAGCTTTTGAGCGCCAGAGCCCAGCGCGATGCGGCGCTGATGCCGATCATCGAGAGGGTGTGGAGCGAGAACCTGCAGGTCTACGGTGCCGACAAGGTGTGGATGCAGATGAACCGCGAGGGTGCGGCCGTTGCACGGTGCACCGTTGAGCGTCTCATGAGGCGTCTGGGCCTGCAGGGCGTCAAGCGCGGCAAGGTGGTGCGCACCACGGTCGGCGACCCCAAAGCACCGTGCCCGCTGGACAAGGTCAACCGGCAGTTCTGTGCCGTACGGCCCAACCAGCTGTGGGTATCGGACTTCACCTACGTCTCGACCTGGCAAGGCTGGCTGTACGTGGCTTTCGTGGTGGATGTGTTCGCACGGCGCATCGTGGGCTGGCGCGTGAGCACCTCAATGACCACGGACTTCGTCCTTGATGCGCTGGAGCAAGCGCTGTATGACCGACAGCCTGAGCGCGACAGCAGTCTGATTCATCACTCCGATCGCGGGTCGCAATATGTCTCCATCCGGTACTCGGAGCGTCTGGCAGAAGCCGGCGTGGAGCCCTCTGTGGGCAGCAAGGGCGACAGCTACGACAACGCCCTGGCCGAGACGATCAATGGTCTGTACAAGGCTGAGGTGATTCACCGGCGCACTTGGAAGACCCGCGAAGCCGTCGAGCTCGCTACTCTGACTTGGGTGTCCTGGTTCAACAACCACCGGTTGATGGGGCCACTGGGCTACATCCCGCCGGCCGAGGCTGAGGCAAACTACTATCGCCAGCTTGCCGAGCAATCGGCCGTGGCAGCGTGA
- a CDS encoding PFL_4669 family integrating conjugative element protein, with the protein MANEPLQLNLGSLRSAMSLTLHTHHASRIWHGRAPAEGRPGIIGLNGFISTMNKMKRGAEQDDPYSDWWMLRIEDKLADTKTRLQTLREQVDQALSDVPPALSLGENMNVQPVKLPLFVNAQLGFMAVYLLADYDDLARKLILAHHTALIDRSTLERWLNDGAHALRSLFSLAQQYRYSGATRDDFAAKNAVARAALEKFGELPQDVLEGTRRSRFAPPIARRGSRPESPAPDDSEPGVADGTADVAAEDEGAKA; encoded by the coding sequence ATGGCCAACGAACCCCTGCAACTGAACCTCGGATCGCTGCGCAGCGCGATGTCGCTGACGCTGCACACCCACCACGCTTCGCGCATCTGGCACGGCCGCGCGCCGGCCGAGGGACGTCCCGGCATCATCGGCCTCAACGGCTTCATCAGTACGATGAACAAGATGAAGCGCGGCGCCGAACAGGACGATCCCTATTCGGACTGGTGGATGCTGCGCATCGAGGACAAGCTGGCCGATACCAAGACCCGCTTGCAGACGTTGCGCGAGCAGGTGGACCAAGCCCTGTCCGACGTGCCGCCCGCGCTGTCCCTGGGCGAGAACATGAACGTGCAGCCAGTGAAGCTGCCGCTGTTCGTCAACGCGCAGCTAGGCTTTATGGCGGTGTACCTGCTGGCCGACTACGACGATCTGGCGCGCAAGCTGATCCTGGCGCACCACACGGCGCTGATCGACCGCAGCACGCTGGAGCGCTGGCTCAACGACGGCGCGCATGCACTGCGCAGCCTGTTTTCCCTGGCGCAGCAGTACCGCTATTCCGGCGCGACGCGCGACGACTTCGCGGCGAAGAACGCCGTGGCGCGAGCCGCGCTGGAGAAGTTCGGCGAGTTGCCGCAGGACGTGCTCGAAGGCACGCGCCGTTCGCGCTTTGCGCCACCCATCGCACGGCGGGGAAGCCGGCCCGAGTCACCGGCACCTGACGACTCGGAGCCAGGGGTCGCTGATGGCACAGCCGACGTCGCGGCGGAAGACGAAGGCGCCAAGGCATGA